A part of Paenibacillus sp. sptzw28 genomic DNA contains:
- a CDS encoding UxaA family hydrolase gives MAGLIQTGADALVVDVKDDVATALRDIKSGETIMYRSGENVQQVEALDNIQFGHKIAIKPIAAGSQVRKYGEVIGQATEEIAVGRHVHVHNVEGIRGRGDQAGGETK, from the coding sequence GTGGCAGGACTTATTCAAACAGGTGCGGATGCGCTTGTCGTAGACGTCAAGGATGATGTCGCGACCGCCCTCCGTGATATTAAATCGGGAGAAACGATCATGTACCGGTCGGGGGAAAATGTTCAACAGGTCGAAGCCCTCGACAATATTCAATTCGGCCACAAGATTGCGATCAAACCGATTGCGGCAGGAAGTCAAGTTCGCAAATACGGTGAAGTCATAGGTCAAGCGACCGAAGAGATTGCAGTTGGCCGGCATGTCCATGTTCACAATGTCGAAGGCATTCGCGGACGCGGAGATCAGGCGGGGGGAGAGACGAAATGA
- a CDS encoding UxaA family hydrolase codes for MTTTIQGYLRPNGEYGIRNHVLIIPTVICANQVSSRITQLVPETVAIPHQHGCSQIGADKDRTFATLAGTGKNPNVGAVLVVSLGCEVVDPYALAEDIRTSTGKRVEVIDIQETGGSIKAIGRGVELARELRSELDRIKPEPIPAGALRIGVKCGGSDATSGMASNPALGAASDILIEQGGTVVISETTEIIGAEHVLAARCATEEVADQLYAFVERFEREVERMGADMRGGNPSPGNIAGGLTTIEEKSLGCISKCGTSPLMGAFEYAEEIPGTGLYFMDSPGNDIECVSGMAASGVHLVCFTTGRGTPTGAAVVPVIKITGNKKMFERMSDNMDIDVSDILAGTTGVEQAGEAIWNEIVEVAGGKLTKAEILGHQEFSINRIGPSL; via the coding sequence ATGACGACAACGATTCAAGGCTACTTGCGCCCAAATGGGGAGTATGGCATTCGCAATCATGTACTTATCATACCGACTGTCATTTGTGCAAACCAGGTATCGAGCCGTATCACACAGCTTGTTCCTGAAACCGTTGCCATTCCGCACCAGCACGGATGCAGCCAAATCGGCGCGGACAAAGACCGGACGTTCGCAACGCTTGCCGGCACAGGCAAAAACCCGAATGTCGGAGCTGTCCTCGTCGTCAGTCTAGGCTGCGAGGTTGTCGATCCTTATGCACTGGCTGAGGATATCCGTACTTCGACCGGCAAACGGGTCGAGGTGATCGATATCCAGGAAACAGGCGGTTCGATCAAAGCGATCGGACGCGGCGTCGAGCTTGCCCGTGAGCTTCGCAGCGAGCTGGACCGGATCAAGCCCGAGCCCATTCCCGCCGGCGCGCTGCGTATCGGCGTGAAATGCGGCGGTTCCGACGCGACATCCGGAATGGCCTCCAATCCGGCCCTCGGCGCCGCCTCCGACATTCTGATCGAACAAGGAGGAACGGTCGTCATCAGCGAAACGACCGAAATCATTGGAGCCGAGCACGTTCTTGCAGCCCGCTGTGCGACAGAGGAAGTGGCGGATCAGCTGTATGCATTCGTGGAGCGGTTCGAGCGCGAGGTCGAGCGGATGGGAGCGGATATGCGCGGGGGCAACCCGTCTCCGGGCAATATTGCCGGCGGACTTACGACCATTGAAGAGAAGTCGCTCGGCTGTATCAGCAAGTGCGGAACATCACCGCTTATGGGCGCTTTCGAGTATGCAGAGGAGATCCCCGGCACAGGGCTTTATTTCATGGATTCTCCCGGCAATGACATAGAATGCGTATCGGGTATGGCCGCAAGCGGCGTGCATCTGGTCTGCTTCACGACCGGCAGGGGAACGCCTACCGGCGCCGCCGTCGTACCGGTTATCAAAATTACCGGCAACAAGAAAATGTTCGAGCGCATGTCGGACAATATGGACATAGACGTCAGCGATATTCTTGCAGGAACGACGGGTGTGGAGCAGGCGGGCGAGGCCATTTGGAACGAAATCGTGGAAGTGGCGGGCGGCAAGCTCACGAAAGCCGAGATTCTCGGCCATCAGGAGTTCAGCATCAACCGTATCGGTCCGAGCTTGTAA